Proteins from one Gorilla gorilla gorilla isolate KB3781 chromosome 11, NHGRI_mGorGor1-v2.1_pri, whole genome shotgun sequence genomic window:
- the DUSP28 gene encoding dual specificity phosphatase 28: MGPGEAGRRGAASPVPPPFVRVAPSLFLGSARAAGAEEQLSRAGVTLCVNVSRQQPGPRAPGVAELRVPVFDDPAEDLLAHLEPTCAAMEAAVRAGGACLVYCKNGRSRSAAVCTAYLMRHRDLSLAKAFQMVKSARPVAEPNPGFWSQLQKYEAALQAQSCLQGEPPALGLGPEA; the protein is encoded by the exons ATGGGACCGGGAGAAGCTGGGCGCCGCGGGGCCGCCTCGCCCGTACCTCCACCGTTCGTGCGCGTCGCGCCCTCACTCTTCCTCGGGAGCGCGCGAGCCGCGGGCGCGGAGGAGCAGCTGTCGCGCGCGGGAGTCACGCTGTGCGTCAACGTCTCCCGCCAGCAGCCCGGCCCGCGCGCGCCCGGCGTGGCAGAGCTGCGCGTGCCCGTGTTCGACGACCCGGCTGAGGACCTGCTGGCGCACCTGGAGCCCACATGCGCCGCCATGGAGGCCGCGGTGCGCGCCGGCGGCGCCTGCCTAGTCTACTGCAAGAACGGCCGCAGCCGCTCAGCCGCCGTGTGCACCGCGTACCTCATGCGGCACCGCGACCTCAGCCTGGCGAAGGCCTTCCAG ATGGTGAAGAGCGCTCGCCCGGTAGCAGAACCGAACCCGGGCTTCTGGTCTCAGCTCCAGAAGTATGAGGCGGCCCTCCAGGCCCAGTCCTGCCTGCAGGGAGAGCCCCCAGCCTTAGGGTTGGGCCCTGAGGCTTGA